A single window of Archangium gephyra DNA harbors:
- a CDS encoding acetyl/propionyl/methylcrotonyl-CoA carboxylase subunit alpha, protein MKRIHKVLVANRGEIAVRVLRTCRRLGLRTVAVFSDADREAPHVRLADEAVRLGPAPAKESYLSIERVLAAAAASGADAIHPGYGFLSENEDFARACAEARLVFIGPPSEAIELMGNKRQAKLRMQAADVPCIPGYEAARPGESLDDETLVREGKRIGFPLMVKAAAGGGGRGMRLVHEPGALLDAIRSARSEAANAFGSGELILERAIEGARHVEVQVFADEHGNAVHLGERDCSIQRRHQKVVEESPSPAVTPVLRERMGAVAVQAVRAIGYRGAGTIEFLLAPNGNFFFMEMNTRLQVEHPVTELVTGLDLVEWQLRVADGEPLPLTQPELTFRGHAIEVRLCAEDPAHGFLPQTGRLLAWVPPAGEGVRVDHGVREGQDITPFYDSMQAKLIAHGPDRETARERLAAALRELTVFGVTTNGTFLQHVLAHEAFHSGRYDTGFVATHLPPEMLRVLGQASAEDQAVLAALLFHDDAMALALRGGFDATLAGWSSSSALPVPIALNEGTSEFRASVRPVAPAEYEVRIGNTQVALSLRSIAAEHAEVEVAGRRRAVRYRRAGGTLWCSLDGITRHLRDVTFRPPSERERASDGRLRAPMDGRIIRVNAEVGATVARGDVLVVLEAMKMESSLAAPTDGVITAVNVTVGSQVPAHHVVAVVTAAPGAGPHGTQ, encoded by the coding sequence ATGAAGCGCATTCACAAGGTGCTGGTGGCGAACCGGGGAGAGATCGCCGTACGCGTATTGCGGACCTGCCGCCGGCTCGGCCTGCGCACGGTCGCCGTCTTCTCCGACGCCGACCGGGAGGCGCCCCACGTGCGGCTCGCCGACGAGGCGGTGCGCCTGGGTCCGGCGCCCGCGAAGGAGTCGTACCTCTCGATCGAGCGGGTGCTCGCGGCGGCGGCGGCGTCCGGCGCCGATGCCATCCATCCCGGGTACGGCTTCCTCTCGGAGAACGAGGACTTCGCGCGCGCGTGCGCGGAGGCTCGCCTCGTGTTCATCGGGCCTCCCTCGGAGGCCATCGAGCTGATGGGAAACAAACGGCAGGCGAAGCTGCGCATGCAGGCCGCCGACGTGCCGTGCATCCCCGGCTACGAGGCGGCCCGTCCCGGCGAGTCGCTCGACGACGAGACCCTGGTCCGCGAGGGCAAGCGCATCGGGTTCCCCCTCATGGTGAAGGCGGCGGCGGGCGGCGGCGGGCGTGGCATGCGGCTCGTCCACGAGCCCGGCGCGCTGCTCGATGCCATCCGTTCCGCGCGCTCGGAGGCGGCGAATGCCTTCGGCAGCGGCGAGCTCATCCTCGAGCGCGCGATCGAAGGCGCGCGTCACGTCGAGGTCCAGGTCTTCGCGGACGAGCACGGGAACGCGGTGCACCTCGGCGAGCGCGACTGCTCCATCCAGCGGCGGCACCAGAAGGTGGTCGAGGAGAGCCCGTCCCCTGCCGTCACGCCGGTACTTCGCGAGCGCATGGGAGCCGTAGCCGTGCAGGCGGTCCGCGCCATCGGCTACCGCGGCGCGGGGACCATCGAGTTCCTCCTCGCGCCCAACGGCAACTTCTTCTTCATGGAGATGAACACGCGCCTGCAGGTCGAGCACCCGGTGACGGAGCTCGTGACGGGGCTCGACCTGGTCGAGTGGCAGCTGCGTGTCGCCGACGGCGAGCCGCTCCCGCTGACGCAGCCGGAGCTCACCTTCCGAGGGCATGCCATCGAGGTGCGGTTGTGCGCGGAGGATCCGGCCCACGGGTTCCTCCCCCAGACGGGACGGCTCCTCGCGTGGGTGCCGCCGGCCGGCGAGGGCGTCCGCGTCGACCACGGGGTGCGCGAGGGCCAGGACATCACGCCGTTCTACGACTCCATGCAGGCGAAGCTCATCGCACACGGGCCGGACCGGGAGACGGCGCGCGAGCGGCTGGCCGCGGCGCTGCGGGAGCTGACGGTGTTCGGCGTCACGACGAACGGCACCTTCCTCCAGCATGTCCTCGCGCACGAGGCGTTCCACTCCGGCCGGTACGACACGGGCTTCGTCGCCACCCACCTGCCCCCGGAGATGCTGCGTGTGCTCGGGCAGGCCTCCGCCGAGGACCAGGCCGTCCTGGCCGCCCTGCTCTTCCATGACGATGCGATGGCGCTCGCCCTGCGGGGTGGCTTCGACGCGACGCTCGCCGGCTGGAGCAGCTCCTCCGCCCTGCCGGTGCCGATCGCCCTGAATGAGGGGACCTCGGAGTTCCGCGCATCGGTCCGCCCCGTCGCGCCAGCGGAGTATGAGGTTCGCATCGGCAACACCCAGGTCGCGCTCTCCCTGCGCTCCATCGCCGCCGAGCACGCCGAAGTCGAAGTGGCGGGAAGGCGCCGTGCGGTCCGGTACCGGCGCGCGGGTGGGACCCTGTGGTGCTCGCTCGATGGCATCACGCGCCACCTCCGCGACGTCACCTTCCGCCCTCCCTCCGAGCGCGAGCGGGCCAGCGATGGCCGCCTGCGCGCGCCCATGGACGGCCGCATCATCCGGGTGAACGCCGAGGTCGGCGCGACCGTGGCGCGGGGCGACGTGCTGGTGGTGCTCGAGGCGATGAAGATGGAGTCATCGCTCGCCGCCCCCACCGACGGCGTCATCACGGCGGTGAACGTCACGGTCGGGTCGCAGGTGCCGGCACACCATGTCGTCGCGGTCGTCACCGCCGCTCCAGGCGCTGGCCCTCACGGCACGCAGTAG